In Nostoc sp. GT001, a genomic segment contains:
- a CDS encoding DUF1294 domain-containing protein translates to MKPALHIGQLTIWKDDRGFGFIQPNDGSQEVFLHITGFKDVNRRPQAGDFICYQLTVSKDGKVRACNASIEEVKSKSLSSNAPNKSVSRTVDKSLSLALNTLLLSLLPGLGSIHLALTTGNPIPLILYPVMSLITFGLYADDKSRAQQGRWRTQENTLHLCEFMGGWLGAFVAQQKLRHKSSKASYQVVFWVIAILHIVFWLDWLFFGKTLINLFFGIASRW, encoded by the coding sequence ATGAAACCTGCTTTACACATAGGACAGCTAACTATCTGGAAGGACGATCGCGGGTTTGGTTTCATACAACCTAATGATGGTAGTCAAGAAGTCTTTCTACACATTACAGGATTTAAAGACGTTAACCGTCGTCCTCAAGCTGGTGATTTCATTTGTTATCAATTAACAGTTAGTAAAGATGGCAAAGTACGCGCTTGTAATGCTTCTATTGAAGAAGTTAAATCAAAATCCTTATCTTCTAACGCACCAAATAAGTCTGTATCCAGAACTGTAGATAAATCTTTATCATTAGCATTAAATACATTACTTCTATCTTTACTACCAGGGTTGGGTTCAATTCATCTTGCACTAACAACTGGCAACCCAATTCCGCTAATTCTTTATCCTGTCATGAGTTTAATTACTTTTGGACTATATGCCGATGATAAGTCTCGCGCACAACAAGGACGATGGAGAACGCAAGAAAATACTTTACATCTGTGCGAATTTATGGGTGGTTGGTTAGGTGCATTTGTTGCTCAACAGAAGCTACGTCACAAAAGCAGCAAAGCTTCTTATCAAGTTGTATTTTGGGTGATAGCAATTCTTCACATTGTATTTTGGTTAGATTGGCTATTTTTTGGTAAGACGTTGATAAATCTGTTTTTCGGTATTGCTTCTAGGTGGTAA
- a CDS encoding type II toxin-antitoxin system HicB family antitoxin, protein MKTFTAIVERDSDTKFYVGYVPGFPGAHSQGETLDELQENLREVIEMLLEDEDLVFETEFVGIQQIVVQ, encoded by the coding sequence ATGAAAACTTTTACTGCGATCGTTGAAAGAGATTCTGATACTAAGTTCTATGTGGGCTATGTCCCTGGCTTTCCTGGAGCGCATTCTCAAGGCGAAACCTTGGATGAATTGCAGGAAAATTTGCGTGAAGTTATTGAAATGCTTCTAGAGGACGAGGATCTGGTATTCGAGACAGAGTTTGTAGGTATACAACAGATTGTGGTTCAGTAG
- a CDS encoding type II toxin-antitoxin system HicA family toxin, which produces MLEKLGFVEVRQKGSHKQFRHEDGRGTTVPFHKGRDISPRLLRQIASDIGLTIEEMLEWR; this is translated from the coding sequence ATATTGGAGAAGCTTGGGTTTGTGGAGGTGCGTCAGAAAGGCTCACACAAACAGTTTCGACACGAAGATGGACGAGGAACAACAGTCCCATTCCACAAAGGGCGTGACATCTCACCAAGGTTGCTACGGCAGATTGCGAGTGATATTGGTTTGACGATTGAAGAAATGCTGGAGTGGCGATGA
- a CDS encoding type II toxin-antitoxin system VapC family toxin: MKLLLDTQCWLWWFAQPELLNEAAITHIADETNELWLSVASIWEMGIKVAIGKLPLSDPIDNYISSRMGVLAMRSLEITASHALQAAALPLHHRDPFDRMLIAQAQIEDMTLVSADSMFNQYDISLLWAAKS, encoded by the coding sequence GTGAAACTTTTGCTAGATACGCAGTGCTGGTTATGGTGGTTTGCCCAACCAGAGCTTTTAAATGAAGCAGCGATCACCCATATTGCCGATGAAACCAATGAATTGTGGCTCTCAGTTGCTAGCATTTGGGAAATGGGGATAAAAGTTGCGATCGGCAAGTTACCACTGTCAGATCCCATAGACAATTATATTTCTAGTCGGATGGGGGTGTTGGCAATGCGCTCTCTAGAAATTACAGCTTCTCATGCTTTACAAGCGGCTGCGTTACCTTTGCACCACCGAGATCCTTTTGACAGAATGTTGATCGCACAGGCTCAGATAGAAGATATGACGCTTGTGAGTGCCGATTCAATGTTCAATCAGTACGACATTTCACTACTTTGGGCAGCCAAATCCTGA
- a CDS encoding type II toxin-antitoxin system Phd/YefM family antitoxin, whose product METVNIHQAKTNLSKLLSRVELGEEIIISNRGIPVAKLVPFRSSSNRLNSLGQDQGRFVVPDDFNAPLPEDILVAFEGGEE is encoded by the coding sequence ATGGAAACCGTAAATATTCATCAAGCTAAAACGAATCTCTCAAAGCTGTTGTCACGCGTAGAACTTGGAGAAGAAATCATTATTTCCAACCGAGGTATTCCTGTTGCTAAGTTGGTTCCGTTTCGCTCCTCATCAAATCGACTCAATAGTTTAGGGCAGGATCAAGGGCGTTTCGTAGTACCAGATGATTTCAACGCGCCTTTGCCAGAAGATATTTTGGTAGCATTTGAGGGCGGTGAGGAGTGA